In one Portunus trituberculatus isolate SZX2019 chromosome 31, ASM1759143v1, whole genome shotgun sequence genomic region, the following are encoded:
- the LOC123511554 gene encoding uncharacterized protein LOC123511554 isoform X4 encodes MGKNTSRSSCCLCGKNKKTHPGLKLHAFPENAKRCLEWQRVLKVKLVKRSQAICGDHFDAKWIGTKGQLLSNAVPTPIDGCEEDDASYTEYYEDDIIDAPEMRNASLVSKELPFNQKCSTNDEHLVPQATQCHTTGRQDSLHRPF; translated from the exons ATGGGAAAGAACACAAGCCGCAGCAGTTGTTGCCTTTGtggcaaaaacaagaaaacgcaTCCAGGGTTGAAGCTTCACGCATTCCCCGAGAACGCTAAAAG ATGTTTGGAATGGCAGAGGGTGTTGAAGGTGAAACTCGTGAAGAGGTCACAAGCCATCTGTGGGGACCACTTTGATGCAAAGTGGATCGGGACCAAAGGGCAGCTACTTTCCAATGCTGTCCCGACCCCCATAG atGGCTGTGAAGAAGACGATGCCTCTTACACGG AATATTATGAAGATGACATCATCGATGCCCCTGAGATGAGGAACGCAAGCCTCGTTTCAAAAGAGCTGCCATTCAATCAGA AATGTTCCACAAATGATGAGCACCTGGTCCCTCAGGCTACACAGTGCCACACCACAG
- the LOC123511634 gene encoding non-structural maintenance of chromosomes element 1 homolog encodes MVFGRVHRLFLQVMLERRTVDEIEAQRVLTNCCKEFGEPLQQLEPFVYEVNKELESVELALKTTVEEREHSDCPCLVLVNLMTGKANRMLSTFCEQDLSFVQILVGELVSSSDGEVRISTAINLGLSMKQKMKASVCEKLIERLVEEKWLLQTNYEAGDVYLSLGSLTTAEINTYLEETFAEEINKCFFCTKLTFKGYRCQQCEVAVHRDCANKYWKTCKNTNSCPREGCDEYLGPDTTTTASQGKRRRTVPDSDEEMNEGEENEEEEEEEEEQQQVVRRRSRSQRGQK; translated from the exons ATGGTGTTCGGCCGTGTGCACCGCCTGTTCCTGCAGGTGATGCTGGAGCGACGGACTGTCGACGAGATTGAGGCGCAGAGAGTCTTGACGAACTGCTGCAAGGAGTTTGGGG AGCCGCTGCAGCAGCTGGAGCCGTTTGTGTATGAGGTGAATAAGGAGCTGGAGAGTGTGGAGCTGGCCCTCAAGACCAccgtggaggagagggagcatagCGACTGTCCTTGCCTGGTGCTGGTCAACCTCATGACGGGCAAGGCTAACAG GATGCTGTCAACCTTCTGCGAGCAAGACCTGAGCTTTGTGCAGATTCTGGTGGGTGAGCTGGTGTCTTCAAGTGATGGGGAGGTGAGGATAAGCACTGCCATCAACCTGGGCCTGTCAATGAAGCAGAAGATGAAGGCCAGTGTGTGTGAGAAGCTCATCGAACGCctggtggaggaaaagtggctCCTTCAG ACCAACTATGAGGCTGGTGACGTGTACCTGTCCCTGGGCAGCCTCACCACTGCCGAGATCAACACCTACCTGGAGGAAACCTTTGCGGAGGAGATAAACAAGTGCTTTTTTTGTACCAAACTCACTTTCAAG GGTTACCGGTGCCAGCAGTGTGAAGTGGCTGTGCATCGTGACTGTGCCAACAAGTACTGGAAGACTTGCAAGAACACAAACTCCTGCCCCAGAGAAGGCTGTGATGAGTACCTGGgccctgacaccaccaccactgcctctcagGGCAAGCGAAGGAGGACGGTGCCAGACAGCGATGAGGAGATGAACGAgggggaagagaacgaggaagaggaagaggaggaggaggagcagcagcaggtagtTCGTAGGAGAAGCAGGTCACAAAGGGGGCAGAAGTGA